In Vigna angularis cultivar LongXiaoDou No.4 chromosome 8, ASM1680809v1, whole genome shotgun sequence, the DNA window GGACAATAAACCAGTTTATAAGCACCACCGTACTTCTCAATCTTGAACCAATTTCCAATGGTTTCCCGACCAGGGTTGCCCTTAACACCACCGGTGGACACCAACGAGAGTGAGCGTCCCTTAGAAACAAGAAAACTCTCAAGCTTCCATACCGTGGAATGGTGAGGGCAGGTGATGTTAGGACGGAACATGATGTTTAGGTCAGTGGAGACACGTATAACACCCTTTTTCGGGTTAACAGGTATAAAACTTAGTGGCAAACTATGATATCTGTCCACAACCACTACATCCAGAGGGCATGATTTACCGATCTTTGAGAGGCCAAGGCCTTGTGCAATTCTACATTTGCCGTAAGGCATGGATAGAAGAATGTTGTAGTTGACACCAGCACGTAGCAGCTTGCCTGATGTGTCAACTACTTCATCAGGTGAAGCCTCAGCTTCTCCCAGAAGTGGTTGTGAAATCAGGGCAGAGAGAAGGACAAAAGCTAACAATGTTGTCTTCATCACTGTTTATTTTGTATTGCTTTGAGTAATTTGTATATTGGTTGATGGATGGAGTTTAGGAAGATGGTTTGCATCAATTTATAGGCTTCTTCTTATCCATGGGATTCAGGATAAACATCCACATTTATATTACTAAAATCCTTGATTTGCTTAATACTGTTGGACCCATCAACATAAGAAATTCACTAAAAAACTGGGCAAATTTATGTTTAGTTGCtattatttgaatgttttttgCGGGAAAGTCGAATCCTGTTTAAGCCATGGCCTGCTTTCATATGTTTCTACTTTCTCccaaaaaaattatcttctgCCAGTATTCCTTTCGTGGAGATTGTATTGTAGTAATTATAACATCCAATGGTTTGCTTTCAAATCTGGTTGCTCTGTCTAAATCTCTGAGGACTATAAACGCGGTTAGTCAGCATCAATGAGCTTGTTTCTTAGAtggacttttcttttttaacatgCACGGTGCCCTGAACTCTATTTTTTCGCTGTATATAGCaaaatatcactttttttttaagaaaactatatatttcTTATAGACTCTTTTCTTCGTTTATTACTGACAGCCTCGAAACTTAAGAATTTAAAAGTGCGTAAAAAGTTATgttatgatatttaatattttctcaaatattatttactCATCGCATTATTCATCTTAtctcaatttttcttcttatctcTTTTAGAATATCCGTGGAACTATATCTATAAACATTAACTCACAGATTGGGCTACCTACTCATTTTGACAAAGTCAACTTATCTAGTCATGAACAACATGAGCGGACAGACCATAGAATCAACAAGAAAGCATTTATCGTTCTGCATAACCTATCCATCGCCTAGAGTAGACGAAAAGTTGGTTTCCAGTTAGTTGTAAATAAAAACCTAAGACCACAAAGAACATTAATGTCAACCATGTTTACACATAGTAAGCATATAGATGCACATGGCTACATGATTTCAGATCAATTAATTATCAACTTGATATGGCCAATTGTATTGTTGAATtacttaaagaaaatataaactatttctATGGTGCTAACTACAAAGAATCCAAAAGGTGGAATTAATATCAAACGAAGAAATCTATAAATTCGCATCTCCAGTATGGTCCATCCATCATTAACGAGACTTACTTATCTGAATACCCTTTGCCAGGTACCATTGGGTCTAACAAAGAGGAGGTTCACCGGAGAAATACAACACCAATGAGATCTGAGTCTAACTATATAAGgaacccaaaaccttaagacaatgggttaatgggtctttcatctttatacaatgctctactttctcatttctatccaatgtgagacttaaattcacacttggattcccaaccgTTCCCTTCTTCTAAGCACTTGTGCATGGATGTTGGCGTCTTTGTGGATGGAAAAGGCTATAGGCGTTTGACTCTAAGATATGTTCCATTCAAAGTCGAGTTTCAGCTTCCTGAACAAACTAATGTCTGATCACAAACTAATAAGAGTGTTTTCtttaattcagtttttataaagttaattttgaCTTTAAGCATCTTCACTTTTATGTCTTAAGTTTTTATAGTAAATTTGGTCTGGGTAAATGGTTTATATTTGTGAATATAACCCTACTATTCGTCTCGTTTTGTCATCTGCAGCTTAggaattgaaatttgaaaaaaaggGGAGAAACTGTTGATTGATGACTATtggaaatttagaaattaaaataatatgttatgctattttttaggaaaataaaagtCATGTTGACTGGTAGGATTTATTTGCTATTTTCTAGGCACTAAGAGCACTAATTTGTTAGTGGTTATAGATGCCAACATTTACGTGCATTTACGTTCAGTTATTTGCTTTATAAAAGCAATAGCACtccttaataaaatataaatgcaGTTTTATATTCCTGTGTTCCTCTCTCTCAACTTTTCCTTCAATAAAATAACCtacaaattggtatcagagctacaTCTTACGGGACCTATGGATGCTGAAACAAGTTTCTCTCGAGTTGCTCCTCCTATCTTTGATGGAGATAACTATGATCTCTGGGCCATAAAAATGTAGAACTTCCTAGAGGCTTTGGATCTTTGGGAAGCGGTGAAGGAGGATTACGATATTGCTTCGCTGCCCGACAACCCCACTGTAGCCCAGATGAAAACCTACAAGGAGAAAAAAACCAGGAAAGCAAAGGCAAAGGCATGTCTATTTTCTGGTGTTTCAAAACTAATTTTCACCAGGATCATGTCTCACAACACAGCAAAAGCAATTTGGGATTACTTGAAGGAAGAATATGCAGGAGATGAGAGAATTAGAAGCATGCAAGTATTGAATTTAATGAGAGAATTTGAACTgcaaagaatgaaagaatcaGACACCATCAAAGAGTACTCAAATACGTTGCTTGGCATTGCCAACAAAGTAAGATTGTTGGGCACTGTTTTTTCTGATTCAAGAATTGTTGAAAAAATTCTTGTATCAGTACCAGAAAGATATGAAGCTTCTATAGCTACCTTGGAGAACACAAAGGATCTATCTAAGATCACTTTGGCAGAGGTGCTGCATGCTTTACAGGCCCAAGAGCAAAGAAGACTTATGAGGCAAGAAGGATCTGTGGAGGGTGCTTTTCAAGTCAAATTCCAGAGCAATGGCAACAAACAGAGGAAGAAGCAGAACAATGATACCAGACCTGAAAGATTAAACAAGATCAACAATAAGAGTAATAATACTTAGGTTTTTTCACCTTGTCCTCACTGTAAGAAAACCAATCATCCACAAAAAAGGTGTTGGTGGAGACCGGATGTAAAGTGTCATATATTGCAGTAAAAGGCAAAGGAACAGTGGCAATTGAAGGTCAAACAGGTTTGAAACTGATTTCAGATGTTTTATATGTTCCAGAAATTAACCAGAACCTGTTGAGTGTTCCTCAATTGCTTGAAAAAGGTTATAAGGTGTTGTTTGAAGACAAAAATTGCATGATTAAAGATTCAGCAGGCAAGGAAGTATTTAAAGTtagaatgaaaggaaaaaacTTTGCTTTGGACTTCATGAGTGAAGAACAGGCTGCAGTGCACAAAGAGGTCAACAGTACAATACTTTGGCATAAAAGATTGGGCCATTTTCACCACAATGCTCTAATATTCATGAAGAAGAATGACATGGTCAGAGGCTTACCTGATATAGAAGAAGTATTTCCTACATGCATTGCTTGTCAATATGGAAAGCAAACAAGACTCCCATTTCCACAAAACAAGACTTGGAGGGCTATACAAAATCTACAATTGATACATACAGATGTTGGAGGTCCTATGAGCACACCATCATTGAATGGCAGTaggtattatattattttcattgatgACATGACAAGAATGTGTTGGATATATTTTATGAAGTTTAAATATGAAGTTGCTGGCATTTTTTGGAAGTTTAAAACTTTGGTGGAAAATCAAAGCAAGTGCAAAATACAGATGATCAGATCCGACAATGGAACTGAATATACTTCCAAAAACTTTAACAAGTTTTGTGAAGATACAGGTGTAGAACACCAACTTACAGCCCCTTATTCACCTCAGCAAAATGGCACTGTAGAAAGGAAAAATCGGACGATTATGGAGATGGCTAGGTGCTTACTTCATGACAAAGAGTTACCTAAAAAATTCTGGGCAGAGGCTGTAAATACAGCAGTATTTTTACTCAATAGACTGCCAACAAAAGCTTTACAACAAAGAACGCCTTTTGAAGCATGGTACGGTTACAAACCTGAgctatttaatttaaagatatttggTTGCTTGTGTTTCTCTTATATTCCTCATATTAAGAGAGACAAATTGGACAAGAAAGCAGAACCTGGAATTTTTGTAGGCTATAGCTTGATTTCAAAGGCCTACAAGATCTATCTTCCACATAACAACAGTCATTGTTAGCAGGGATGTGAAATTCTTGGAGTTTGATTGTTGGAGCTGGAAAGACAACAAATTCCTTGAACAATTTGATTGTTTGAACTGGAAAGGCAACAATGAGCTTGGATTGCAGGAGGAGAATGAAGATGTGGATGATGAACCTGTCAGAGGAACAAGATTGCTTTCTGACATCTATCAAAGGTGTAATGTTGCGGTCATGGAACCTAGTGGATATGAAGAGGCTGCGACTGACAAGAGGTGGATAAATGCTATGGAAGAGGAGCttaaaatgattgaaaaaattCATACGTGGGAGTTGGTGGATAGACCTAGTCATAAAAAGGCCATTGGAGTAAAGTGGGTTTATAGAACCAAGTTCAATCCTGATGTTTCTGTGAACAAATACAAGGCAAGACTTGTTGTCAAGGGATATGCTCAGATGTTTGGGGTGGATTTCTCTGAAACATTTGCCCCAGTTGCCAGGCCAGACACAATAAGGTTGCTGCTAGCACTAACTGCACAAAAAGGCTGGCTTATACATCAATTGGATGTAAAATCAGCATTTTTGAATGGATATTTGGAGAAAGAAATTTTTGTGGAACAGCCAAAAGGTTTTGCTCTTCAAGGACAAGAAGACAAGGTTTATCTACTGAAAAAGGCATTATATGgtttgaaacaagcaccaaggTCTTGGTATAGCAGAATTGATGCACATTTAATAAGCTTAGGCTTTGTGAAAAGTCTAAGTGAGTACaccttatatattaaaaaggtgAATGAAGATATACTTATGATATCTCTGTATGTTGATGACTTATTTGTTACAGGAAATTGTAAGGAGATGATTGACAAGtttaaagaagaaatggaaaacATCTTTGAAATGACAGACCTTGGAAAGATGACATTTTTTCTTGGTATGCAAGTGcagcaaaagaaaaatgaaatatttgtgtGCCAAGAAAAGTATGCAAAGGAAGTCCTTATGAAGTTCAACACGGAAGGGTGTAAGTCAGCTGCAACTCCAATgaaccaaaaagaaaagttttgcaGAGAAGATGGTGCTGAAAAGGTTGATGAAAAGCTGTTTAGATCCTTAATAGGATGCTTAATGTATTTAACTGCCACCAGACCAGATATCGTGCATTCAGTGAGTTTGTTATCAAGGTACATGCATTGTGCTAGTGAAATTCATTTTCAAGCAGCAAAAAGAattcttagatattttaaaggCACATTTGATTATGGTATATGGTTCAACAAAGTTGAAAGCTTAAGTTTTCATGGATATTCAGATAGTGACTGGGCAGGATGTGTTGATGATATGAGAAGTACTTCTGTTTATTCTTTCTCTCTTGGTTCTGGAGTTTTTTCATGGAGTTCCAAAAAGCAAGAAATTATAGCCCAATCAACAGCAGAAGCAGAGTATGTTGCTGCTGCAGCTGCTGTCAGTCAAACTGtttggataagaaagatcatgGCTGATTTACATATAGAACAAGAAGATAGCACAAAGATTTTTGTGGATAATCAAGCTGCAATTTCAATTGCATATAATCCAGTTTTTCATGGCAAAACAAAGCATTTTAAGATAAAGCTTTTCTTTTCAAGAGAAGTTCAAAGAGAAGGACAAGTGAAACTAGTTTActgcaaaacagaaaatcaaGTGGCTGATATCCTAACCAAGGCACTTCCAAAATCTAGATTTGAGTTCTTGAGACAAAAGCTTGGAGTTTGCAGTTCCAAAGTCAAGGAGGAGTGTTGATTGATGACTATtggaaatttagaaattaaataatatgttatgctattttttaggaaaataaaagtCATGTTGACTGGTAGGATTTATTTGCTATTTTCTAGGCACTAAGAGCACTAATTTGTTAGTGGTTATAGATGCCAACATTTACGTGCATTTACGTTCagttatttgttttataaaagcAATAGAACTcctcaataaaatataaatgcaGTTTTATATTCCTGTGTTCCTCTTTCTCAACTTTTCCTTCAATAAAATAACCTACAGAAACACTGTTAAGAATTCAAGAGCGTCATTTTAACGGAGAATATTAAGTTGGATAATGAAGTGGCTTAATGAACATGCTCAAGGGTCTGTGGTGTTGGTTAACTTAGGTAGCAGATAAAGGACATGACTTTAGTGTTAATAGAATGTGGGATAGATTTTTGTGggtggtgaaattgaagagggTTGACAAACAAGAAGAGGGTTTGGAGGATGTGCTGGGGATCGAGTTGATGAGTAATGTGATAGAGAAGAGGACGGTTTTTATGGATCTGAGGAAGGAGTGCATATATACTGACATGGCTTCAGGGTGGGGATAAGAAGATTAATGCAGAGGTGGTTAGGATGAGTGAGATGGAGATATGTTCTGAGGAATGGAGTGAGGAACAGAAAAGGTAGTCAAAAGGAAAGGGATTGCTAAGAGAATCAAAGAGATGATGAGCAATGAGTCTTTGAGGGTCAATTTGAGTCTATTTGAGTGTTTGTTTCATTCAGAGGGGTGATGTTGAAGTCTATTTGAGTGACTTGGCgaggaaaaaaaagaacaaaactgagAGACGAGGTTTGACTCAGGGACGAGGTTTGACTCAGGGATTTTGGGTTTGGGATTGATGAAAGTGAGTTTGCAGCCATAACGGTAGTGTTAATTCTTCACAGGAAAATACttctacaaataattttttttctaagcttaaatatgtttttaggaGTTTACATTCTTAGCAAAGATTTTTTTAACAAGTAAACTAATTACAAACAACCTTAAAAAGacttaaaatagaaaacatcTTTTTTGTTTATTCATTATGTATGGTTCAGTACATGGAACTCAACATGAGAATAATCTTGTATGAAAAGTGCAAGTAGTGCCTTACACTTTGCTCCTTAAGATTTGGATATTCAATATTTAGTATTGAACCTTCTGGAACTGAACCTTGTATGGCTCGGAAGTTAGAGCCAAACGCTTGCCATATTGGTCCTGATATATTCCAATATCACTACATGGATAATTGCAATAATTGCACACACTTGGACAATAAACCATCTTGTAAGCATCCTCGTACTTCTCAATCTTGAACCAATTGCTGATGGTTTGAGAGCCAGGGTTGCCCAAAGAACCACCGGTTGTGAGAAACCACTGTGATGTTGAATAATCATAGTCCTTAAGCTTCCACACTGTGGATTGTGGACAAGTTGTGTAGGTGGAGAAAAAGATGTTGAGATCAGTGGAAACGCGAATGACACCTTTCTTATCATTAACAGGAAGAAAGCTCAATTGGAGGCCTTGGTAACCATCAATAGCTACAACATCAAGAGGGCAATCTTGACCTGTGGTTGAGAGAGCAAGGCCACCTACATCAGAGGATGCTGGAACAATGTAGTAATTCTCACCAGCTCTCACCTTCTTTCCTGATGTGTCCACAATTTGGTCTGGTGCAGCACCTGCTTCCCCAAGTAGTGCCTTTGTGCTCAAGCCAACCACTAGGACCAATGCTACCAATGTCATCTTCATTTTTCCctgtttaattttttcttcttgtaaCTCTTATGAGATGGATATGAAAGAAGAGGGAGATTTGCATTTATATAAGCGGGGGATGGATCTAAATCTATGTACCCATGTGCTCCAAAGTCATGGATTTCTTCTCATACAATTGGCCTATaaagattcaaattttttcaaaaaaattgtgttgttcAGAATGCTGTAATTGGCTAGATTTATAAGTTTCTGATGAAGTTATAATTTGGTTTATACTCATTCTTCCAGAGCCTAACTTCTTGTACCATGTTTAAGACCTAAGTAAAAGTGCTTCGTCTGTTTAGGATGTAAAGCAAAAAGAAGCACATAGATTAGAGCATTTCCATTTTTTAAGCTCTTTTTCGTGAGAATAATGAATATcctgtttttctcttttttttctttaggttcattgttcttttcttcaaattaaGGTTCTAAAATTAAAGAGAGTTTTGTATGGATAAAAGCGAGCACCAAGGGCATGGAATAACCGCATTGACAAGTACTTCCaagataatgattttgttcAATGCCTTGCTCTGTGTGTCAAAACTCATTATAATGGAGATATTTTGATTGTTCGTCTCTATGTGTCATTGGCAACAATTCAAGCTTGTTCGAAGAATTCAGGAAGGCAATGTCATATGAGTTTGAGATAATGTTGTCTGACGtgatcaaattaattatattatacaatgacaacttcaatattattaagataatagtaaaaaataCAAGTATGTGTAAGATAACCGAAAGTCATCTCTTAATAAACATAGAATTATATCCTAACAAATTAATTCTTACAGAAACTATAGAAAAAggtttatcaaataaaataaaagtagtacaaaatataatagattaaataaaaataataataaatgatagagagaaataaaatttgaaaaagataaaataagataaaaataatagcacaaaaaaaagttaagttcACCcgtttttttcaaaataagatttatcATTAGTTTCTTAAAGTTTGTTGTTATTGATTTCTTGTGTAATCAAAATAACTTTTcagttaaatattattatgactaatcatattttttcttttaccttgtATATCtagtaaaaaactaattaatcaaagtaattttttaattatttgtaaaaattcattcaatcatacgaaagtttttaactttaatcaaattaacttatcaaaaattaaaagctCTTTGACTCGTATGATTCttatgttatgtagatttaatATCATGCTAACttattacaatataaaaatcattttaacttgattaagagaaaaaagaaatagataaaaataaatcacaagaatcaaaaaaacaaacaaatttattcatcaaacctcaaatttaaattaagaaattacagtAAAATTAATCCTAAACACTTAACACTCCATAGAatgtaaaaataacataaaaataaaagaaaataaagggGAGACGATTAAATAAGAGGGAGAGGGGGAAATTAGATCCCCAAGGGTTCATAAGCTCCCGTGAGtctttttatatagaaattgggTTGAacttttttctatcttttctatTATTGTAATCTTCCTTTTTATAACGTAATCTCCTtcaattatcttctaaataagttcaatatcttcaaaatatatttggttgttatagagatttaaaaaaattaagatctTATcagattttaaaagattttataggtattatgatataattaaataatataattatttaaaaatatctaacaaTAAACTTGTTCCAaattatctttcattatcataattattGAATTATCAAAACCTTTTTCGTGGAGAAAGATCGAGAAAACCACAAGGTCcaatcaaattttcttcactttttcatattttttcttaccTTTTTCATGTAATGTTTTGCTAGactttttgtgattttgattattttttattattgattttatctttaagtTATCCTAAAcctttaatcaatttattttcatatctcTATTAGCTTAACTTAGCTACAGCTACACTAATAAACCTCAAAATGTCAACAAAAATTATGcaactataaaaaattattaagaattcaaaattaaacacaaaacgCGACTGAAAGCTACAAATATTTACATAGACAACAAGTCTCCACAAGCATTGACGAAGAAGTTGGTATTTGATAATCGAAACAAGCATATAGGCATAAGACATAATTTCATAAGATAATTCATTGTTAGAAAGGGAGTGAGGCTCAGAAAGTCAATACTCAAGATCAAATTACAAATATCTTCACGAACCTATTAAAATTTGGAAAGTATCAAAGACTAAGAACAAATATTAGTGTGTagaagaaaaattcaaattaagagggagaaatattattgtaatttgaaATGTAGAAATATCTAAAATGACTCGAGTTTCCCTATGTGACGTTTAGAAAATCTAGAAAGCCTTTATTAGTGAAGGATGTAGAAAATTCTATAGTGGAGTTTTAATTAAAGAAGCTCTTAGAAGAGAGTCTAGATCTCTTCATTAGTACCTATAAGTACTTGGCATTTTCAAACAAGAAAATTTGAGTTCAATCTTCCACTCTCACCAATTCCTCTATATAACATTTTTGCAGTTCCAcatataaaattagaagaaaacaTTTGTCCATATTATTTCAATACTTATTCATCATCATAACAAGGAATTCCCCTATAATTAGGGTATATATCCTCACAAATTAAAATGGAAAGAACACATCATTATCAGAAACACACTGAAAACATTCATAGTTGGTGGTGCACAAGAGGAACTATGGTTAGGCCTTGAGGAATTTAACTTGGAAGGGAACAGCACTTAGAGCCAAACGATGGTTCCCTTTCTCATCAACCAACATCCCAACATTCTCGCACACAACATCCTTGCAAGAAGGGCACAAACTGGGACAATAAACTAGTTTATAAGCACCAGCATACTTCTCAATCTTGAACCAATTTCCAATGGTTTCCCTCCCAGGATTGCCCTTAACACCACCAGTGGACACAAAGCGTCCCTTAGAAACCTGAAAGCTATCAAGCTTCCACACTGTGGAATGGTGAGGGCAAGTGATGTTAGGAGGGAACATGATGTTAAGGTCAGTGGAGACACGTATAACACCCTTTTTGGGGTTAACGGGTATAAACCTTAGTGGCAAACTATGATATCTATCCACAACCACAACATCCAGAGGGCATGATTTACCAATCTTTGAGAGGCCAAGGCCTTGTGGGCTTCTACAATTACTGTAAGGCATCGATAGAAGAATGTTGTAGTTGACACCAGCACGTAGCAGCTTGCCGGATGTGTCAATTACTTCGTCAGGTGAGGCTTCAGCTGCTCCCAGAAGTGGTTGTGAGATCAGGGCAAAGAGAAGGACAAAAGCTAACAATGTTGTCTTCATCActgtttattttgtattggtTTGTATTTTGGTTGATGGATGGAGTTTAGGTAGATGGTCTTGCATGAATTTATAGGTTGCTTCTTATGCATGGTGTTCAGGATAAACATCAACAATTATATGTAAATAAGATCTTTGATTTGCTTAATACTGTTGGACccatattttcatcaacataAGAAATTCACTAAAACTGAGCAAGTTTAAGTTTAGCTgctattatttgaatattttctgCCGGAAAGTCTAATCCTGTTTAAGCCATGGCTtgctttaatttgttttttccttGTCCAAAACAAATATCATTTGCCTGTATTCCTCTCCACGAGACTGTATTGTAGCAATTATATATCTAATTGTTGCTAGCAAATCTGATTGCGCTGTCTAAATCTCTGAGGACTAGTCAGCATCAATGAGCTTGCTTCTGAAATggactttttcttttaaacatgCTATAGCTGTAAACCTTAACcctttttctatttatatgaaaatgtacaacattttgaagaaaaaaaatataaatttcttattcatttctttgtttatcACTGACAGGCTTGAAactgaaaattttcaaaatccgTACGACATATCATATTGATATAgattaaatgatattaattatgtatattagctcaaataattccttcttttcttcttattttggATATCCTTGAAACTATGTATTTAAGAATACTGCATGAAACTTTGAACCACTTTAATGTCACATAAGACTGTAGCTAGATTTGTAATTCACATTGAATTAAATTAGAAGTCAAAGTCGTCTAATTACAAAGCCAGCAGAAAGATAAAGGTTTTTCAATCATTAagattaacataatattaaaatcttgACTAACCTTTGCTGCATGTTTAAACATTGACCCATAGATTGCTGCATGTTGAAAAAGTCAATTAATGTAGT includes these proteins:
- the LOC108345453 gene encoding miraculin, with protein sequence MKTTLLAFVLLSALISQPLLGEAEASPDEVVDTSGKLLRAGVNYNILLSMPYGKCRIAQGLGLSKIGKSCPLDVVVVDRYHSLPLSFIPVNPKKGVIRVSTDLNIMFRPNITCPHHSTVWKLESFLVSKGRSLSLVSTGGVKGNPGRETIGNWFKIEKYGGAYKLVYCPSVCPYCKHVECENVGMFVDEKGNHRLALSAVPFQVKFLKA
- the LOC108344056 gene encoding miraculin; amino-acid sequence: MKMTLVALVLVVGLSTKALLGEAGAAPDQIVDTSGKKVRAGENYYIVPASSDVGGLALSTTGQDCPLDVVAIDGYQGLQLSFLPVNDKKGVIRVSTDLNIFFSTYTTCPQSTVWKLKDYDYSTSQWFLTTGGSLGNPGSQTISNWFKIEKYEDAYKMVYCPSVCNYCNYPCSDIGIYQDQYGKRLALTSEPYKVQFQKVQY
- the LOC108345454 gene encoding miraculin; the encoded protein is MKTTLLAFVLLFALISQPLLGAAEASPDEVIDTSGKLLRAGVNYNILLSMPYSNCRSPQGLGLSKIGKSCPLDVVVVDRYHSLPLRFIPVNPKKGVIRVSTDLNIMFPPNITCPHHSTVWKLDSFQVSKGRFVSTGGVKGNPGRETIGNWFKIEKYAGAYKLVYCPSLCPSCKDVVCENVGMLVDEKGNHRLALSAVPFQVKFLKA